One part of the Triplophysa dalaica isolate WHDGS20190420 chromosome 25, ASM1584641v1, whole genome shotgun sequence genome encodes these proteins:
- the slc39a7 gene encoding zinc transporter Slc39a7, protein MRSFNSLGFLSLIIHVILVAQLAYVHAHQHHGHTHDHHQHGHTHDHHQHGHTHGDGGCHGHSHGGVKMHQGASKWSSEANVPSAEEEHHGHDHGQDHAHDHAHSHDHGHAHDHGTERVKRELEEGKRNLVELWMQAIGATLLISAAPFLILFLIPVESNTDQHQNLLKVLLSFASGGLLGDAFLHLIPHALEPHSHQGQSHDSEESHGHSHGAAHGHMMSVGLWVLGGIVAFLMVEKFVRLLKGGHSHSHAANNAKDSDGEDEKTEKKKTDSKKKSEKTSDIKVSGYLNLAADFTHNFTDGLAIGASFLVSPAVGAVTTITILLHEVPHEIGDFAILVQSGCTKRKAMCLQLLTAIGALAGTACSLLAEGIGAAATAWILPFTAGGFVYIATVTVLPELLVGRSSFCQSMLEILALLFGVGMMVLIAEYE, encoded by the exons ATGCGGTCCTTTAACAGTCTTGGCTTTCTGAGTCTGATCATTCATGTGATCTTGGTGGCCCAGCTGGCATATGTTCATGCCCATCAGCATCATGGACACACACATGACCACCATCAGCATGGACACACACATGACCACCACCAGCATGGACACACACATGGGGATGGTGGTTGCCATGGTCACTCTCATGGTGGGGTGAAGATGCACCAAGGGGCAAGCAAATGGAGCTCTGAGGCTAATGTGCCGTCTGCTGAAGAGGAGCATCATGGCCACGATCACGGCCAAGATCATGCCCATGACCACGCACACTCCCACGATCATGGCCATGCCCACGATCACGGAACGGAGCGAGTGAAAAGAGAATTGGAGGAAGGAAAACGAAACCTGGTGGAACTCTGGATGCAG GCGATTGGAGCGACTCTGCTGATCAGCGCTGCACCCTTCCTCATCCTCTTCCTTATCCCAGTGGAGTCAAACACAGACCAGCACCAGAATCTGCTTAAAGTGCTCTTGAGTTTTGCATCTGGAGGTTTGCTGGGTGATGCCTTCCTTCATCTCATTCCTCACGCTCTGG AACCTCATTCACACCAGGGCCAATCACACGACTCTGAGGAGTCACATGGTCACTCCCATG GAGCGGCTCACGGTCACATGATGTCTGTGGGATTGTGGGTATTGGGTGGCATTGTTGCGTTTCTCATGGTCGAGAAATTCGTTCGTCTTTTGAAGGGAGGACATTCTCACTCTCATG CTGCTAATAATGCAAAGGATAGTGATGGAGAAGATGAgaagacagaaaaaaagaagaccGACTCTAAAAAGAAGAGCGAGAAGACCTCTG ATATTAAAGTGTCTGGCTATCTCAACCTTGCTGCTGATTTTACACACAACTTTACGGACGGTCTTGCAATCGGAGCGTCGTTCCTGGTCAGCCCGGCGGTTGGTGCCGTGACCACCATCACCATCCTTCTACACGAAGTGCCACACGAGATTGGAGACTTTGCTATCCTCGTCCAGTCGGGCTGCACCAAGAGGAAG GCCATGTGTCTGCAGCTTCTCACGGCTATTGGAGCATTAGCCGGAACCGCCTGTTCCTTATTGGCCGAAGGGATAGGTGCCGCGGCCACCGCATGGATCCTCCCATTCACGGCCGGAGGCTTCGTTTACATCGCCACTGTCACCGTTCTGCCCGAGCTGCTGGTGGGACGCTCTAGTTTCTGTCAGTCCATGTTAGAGATCCTGGCCCTTCTGTTCGGAGTGGGAATGATGGTCCTCATTGCAGAGTATGAGTGA